One window of Populus nigra chromosome 5, ddPopNigr1.1, whole genome shotgun sequence genomic DNA carries:
- the LOC133695044 gene encoding DExH-box ATP-dependent RNA helicase DExH6: protein MNNQETKAQKGKMGKKNQRKAAQQQNPRVAEATLIRISKILESFRAAPDQVYTFEANLSNYDRAVVHEVCKKMGMKSKSSGRGGQRRVSVYKNTKKLDDVKGKENLTHLTFSGESKMVLGELFSNYPPEEGGFGAEIEGKHSGTAGKTREKKDDIFSKPSRKKAEIAKKVESFASRIEKDVKLKQIVEGRSKLPIASFMDVITSTIESHQVVLISGETGCGKTTQVPQFLLDHMWGKGEACKIVCTQPRRISAISVSERISYERGENVGDSVGYKIRLESKGGKHSSIVFCTNGILLRILVSKGITGSQNEANTAAKENVSDLTHIIVDEIHERDRFSDFMLAIIRDILPSHSHLRLILMSATLDAERFSQYFGGCPIIRVPGFTYPVKAFHLEDVLSILNSRDDNHLDSAMPNVLDEGHELTEEDKAALDEAINLAWSNDEFDSLLDLVSSEGTPKVYDYQHSASGLTPLMVFAGKGRVGDVCMLLSLGANCNLQSKCGLTALKWAERENQEEAAEVIRKHAQNTLADSSEQQQLLDKYMATINPELIDVVLIEQLLKKICVDSKDGAILVFLPGWDDINRTRERLLANPFFKDGSKFIIISLHSMVPSVEQKKVFKRPPQGCRKIILSTNISESAITIDDVVYVIDSGRMKEKSYDPYNNVSTLQSSWVSKASAKQREGRAGRCQPGICYHLYSKLRESSLPDFQVPEIKRMPIEELCLQVKLLDPHCKIEAFLQKTLDPPVPETIRNAVAVLVDIGALSVDETLTELGEKIGCLPVHPLTSKMIFFAILMNCLDPALTLACASDYRDPFTLPMLPNEKKRAAAAKFELASLYGGHSDQLAVLAAFECWNNAKNRGQEAWFCSQYFISSSTMNMLQAMRKQLQRELIRKGFIPENVSSCNTNAHVPGIVHAVLVAGLYPMVGRFLPPKNGKRVVETTSGAKVRLHPQSLNFKLSFWKSNDYPLVIYDEITRGDGGMNIRNCTVIGPLPLLLLATEIVVAPAENDDEDDEEDDDDYDSADGAESDEDGMEIHGKLGTQQGERIMSSPDNSVMVVVDRWLYFGATALDVAQIYCLREQLSAAILFKVTHPHKELPPALAAYTYTTACILSNDGLSGISLPGESVESLTSMVHATEIDESCSGRRGISQNPNSFLSSLKNNTQQTAPRYHNARSPNQRPTLQGSTSAGHNMQGPSGPRGDSYKRQRGNATRQHVRYL, encoded by the exons atgaaCAATCAAGAAACCAAAGCACAGAAAGGGAAAATGGGTAAGAAGAACCAGAGGAAAGCGGCGCAGCAGCAAAACCCTAGAGTTGCAGAAGCTACTCTTATTCGAATCTCGAAAATTCTTGAAAGTTTCCGTGCTGCCCCCGATCAAG TTTACACATTTGAAGCTAACCTATCAAACTATGACCGTGCTGTGGTACATGAGGTGTGCAAGAAAATGGGTATGAAGTCCAAGAGTTCTGG GCGTGGGGGCCAGCGACGTGTTTCCGTTTACAAGAATACAAAGAAGTTAGATGATGTAAAGGGGAAGGAAAACCTCACTCATTTGACATTTTCAGGAGAATCAAAAATGGTTTTGGGAGAACTATTTTCAAACTACCCTCCTGAAGAAGGAGGCTTTGGAGCAGAAATAGAAGGAAAACATAGTGGAACTGCTGGTAAAACAcgagagaaaaaagatgatatCTTCTCTAAACCTTCTAGAAAAAAAGCAGAAATTGCAAAGAAGGTTGAATCATTTGCTTCTAGAATAGAAAAGGATGTAAAGTTAAAACAG ATTGTTGAAGGGAGGTCTAAGCTTCCGATTGCATCCTTTATGGATGTCATTACATCCACTATAGAATCTCACCAG GTTGTTCTCATTTCTGGTGAGACTGGGTGTGGAAAGACCACACAG GTGCCACAATTTCTTTTGGACCACATGTGGGGAAAGGGTGAAGCATGTAAAATAGTTTGTACACAACCTCGGCGTATCTCTGCAATATCAG TTTCTGAGAGAATTTCTTATGAAAGAGGAGAAAATGTTGGAGATAGCGTTGGATACAAG attcGTTTGGAAAGTAAAGGTGGGAAGCACTCGTCAATTGTGTTCTGTACAAATGGGATTCTATTGAGGATTCTGGTTTCCAAGGGCATCACTGGGTCGCAGAATGAAGCTAATACAGCGGCCAAGGAAAATGTTTCCGACTTAACTCATATTATTGTG GATGAAATTCATGAAAGGGATCGCTTCTCTGATTTCATGTTGGCAATTATTAG GGACATACTTCCTTCACATTCTCATCTTCGGCTg ATATTGATGAGTGCCACTCTTGATGCTGAACGATTTTCACAATATTTTGGTGGCTGCCCAATTATCCGTGTTCCTGGGTTCACTTATCct gTCAAAGCTTTCCATTTGGAGGATGTGCTTTCTATCTTAAATTCCAGAGATGATAATCATCTTGATTCTGCTATGCCAAATGTCCTGGATGAAGGTCATGAATTAACAGAGGAAGATAAAGCTGCTTTAGATGAAGCTATTAACTTGGCTtggtcaaatgatgaatttgattCCCTCCTAGATTTGGTTTCTTCTGAAGGAACCCCTAAGGTGTATGATTATCAGCATTCTGCGAGTGGACTGACACCACTGATGGTCTTTGCTGGAAAGGGTAGGGTTGGTGATGTTTGCATGCTCCTCTCTTTGGGCGCAAACTGCAATTTACAGTCCAAGTGTGGATTAACAGCACTGAAATGGGCTGAACGAGAAAACCAGGAAGAAGCTGCTGAAGTAATAAGAAAACATGCTCAGAATACCTTGGCTGATTCCTCGGAACAACAGCAACTTCTTGATAAATATATGGCAACAATTAATCCTGAACTTATTGATGTGGTTCTTATAGAGCagttattaaagaaaatatgtgTTGATTCCAAAGATGGTGCTATCCTTGTTTTTCTTCCAGGGTGGGATGATATAAATAGAACGCGGGAGAGATTACTTGCGAACCCGTTTTTTAAAGATGGTTCCAAGTTTATTATAATCTCTCTCCATTCTATGGTTCCATCTGTGGAGCAAAAGAAGGTATTCAAACGCCCACCTCAGGGTTGCCGAAAAATCATTCTTTCAACTAATATTTCTGAAAGTGCCATTACTATTGATGATGTGGTATATGTTATAGATAGTGGACgcatgaaagaaaaaagttacGATCCTTATAACAATGTATCAACTCTTCAATCATCCTGGGTATCTAAAGCAAGTGCAAAGCAACGAGAGGGACGTGCAGGGCGCTGTCAGCCTGGAATATGTTATCATCTATATTCAAAACTCAGAGAATCTTCTTTGCCAGATTTCCAAGTTCCTGAAATCAAGAGAATGCCAATTGAGGAACTCTGTTTACAg GTGAAGTTGCTTGATCCCCATTGCAAGATAGAAGCTTTCTTGCAAAAGACATTGGACCCTCCGGTTCCAGAAACCATACGCAATGCTGTTGCTGTTCTTGTAGATATTGGGGCTTTATCAGTGGATGAAACATTGACAGAACTGGGAGAGAAGATTGGTTGCCTACCTGTTCATCCATTGACGAGCAAGATGATTTTCTTTGCCATATTGATGAATTGCCTTGACCCAGCTTTGACACTGGCATGTGCATCTGATTATAGAGATCCATTTACCCTTCCTATGCTGCCTAATGAAAAGAAGAGAGCCGCTGCTGCTAAGTTTGAGCTTGCTTCATTGTATGGTGGGCACAGTGATCAGCTAGCAGTTTTAGCAGCTTTTGAGTGCTGGAACAATGCGAAGAATAGGGGTCAAGAAGCATGGTTTTGTTCACAATACTTCATCTCTTCAAGCACCATGAATATGCTGCAAGCCATGCGTAAACAGCTCCAGAGAGAACTAATACGCAAGGGGTTTATTCCAGAAAATGTCTCTAGTTGTAATACAAATGCGCATGTTCCAGGTATCGTCCATGCTGTCCTTGTGGCTGGTTTGTATCCAATGGTGGGGAGGTTCCTTCCACCTAAAAATGGAAAGCGTGTTGTGGAGACTACTAGCGGTGCTAAAGTTCGGTTGCACCCTCAGTcccttaattttaaattatcattttggaAATCTAATGACTACCCATTGGTTATATATGATGAGATAACTCGAGGAGATGGGGGCATGAACATAAGGAACTGTACTGTCATTGGTCCACTGCCATTATTGCTACTCGCAACAGAGATTGTAGTCGCACCTGCAGAGAATGATGACGAGGATGACGAGGAGGACGACGACGACTATGATAGTGCAGATGGAGCTGAAAGTGATGAAGATGGAATGGAGATACATGGCAAATTAGGCACTCAACAGGGTGAGAGGATCATGTCCTCTCCCGATAATTCAGTTATGGTTGTTGTGGATCGGTGGCTTTATTTTGGAGCAACAGCCCTTGACGTTGCTCAAATTTACTGCTTGAGAGAGCAATTATCTGCAGCAATATTATTCAAA GTGACACATCCTCACAAAGAACTTCCTCCTGCTCTTGCGGCCTATACATATACTACGGCTTGTATTCTGTCCAATGATGGGCTATCTGGGATTTCATTACCAGGAGAATCCGTGGAGTCACTGACTTCAATGGTCCATGCGACAGAGATTGACGAGTCCTGTTCAGGAAGGAGAGGGATCAGTCAGAATCCAAATAGCTTCCTTAGCTCGCTGAAGAACAACACACAGCAGACCGCTCCTCGGTATCACAATGCTAGGAGTCCTAATCAAAGGCCTACATTGCAAGGCTCCACATCAGCTGGGCACAATATGCAAGGGCCATCGGGTCCAAGGGGAGATTCCTATAAGCGGCAGCGTGGAAATGCAACCAGACAGCACGTACGCTATTTGTAG